One stretch of Clavelina lepadiformis chromosome 6, kaClaLepa1.1, whole genome shotgun sequence DNA includes these proteins:
- the LOC143461824 gene encoding uncharacterized protein LOC143461824 produces MDAEPARVPTTQSITLQYQTAHGTTKWATIPNGQIRQLPGGVVQIVTSSVNSRSSTPIPPAQDSIAESETEVTAVTRKGLNKKKLPAETYTRMLARKRVEKKESILSRLSRINDRRCEAEATYLPSNTISFFQSITTMFPTTSEKLMYPAVFENAVKSPLQRLKHLIFVLDRFIFVIPKVATSSVECEVAHPTPWRYYSLSSSLHHLRTWLSHELSPLHRITRKTRVQFPETRLIEYDCGKLQVLNVLLRRFWEEKHRILIFTQMTKVLDILEAFLSYHGYRYLRLDGSTHIEQRMARMERFNNDPRIFCFILSTRSGGIGVNLTGADTVVFYDSDWNPTMDAQAQDRCHRFGQTRDVHIYRLISEKTVEENILKKANQKRLLGDLAIEGGGFTTAFFQQQAIKDLFDDPSGLEELTEQPRQLTARQKALEAAKAENNEEVASEKQDLEKALLESEEKEDVVAAEMLKQEQDAVMEEFVDAEDKAGEEAGENLKLRVPKGSKVEEELKGIYQELSPVERYALHYLEESAEATNDLELQEAEAQVEQSKKDWELAHLVALKEEEERRLEEADEIFYTREGNQVNLFSSSSESSLSDEEVVKRKSKSKQPRKKPAAQKKKIVKAPSRGRGRRQSGVNRMEMKQKRTIILDAVSSSDSVCVDESYNREGDPLWREYEQETAGYLVQSDDSSDDNRWDFSSEEHIYDNELNSYEYRESPLWRVAEETEKSIHNSNLVNESSNVDYGPCEITSFSKSGRPRKRNKRLCEDEFEVFSPGSGFSDSTIPFSAPKQKEAVYNVVVETDKSKLSKQAVKSKKNPIISLKSLGIKANMTTNLPSTKPVPSRMTSNQRSTVILPFSFVQANAPVR; encoded by the exons ATGGACGCAG AACCAGCCAGGGTACCGACTACGCAGTCAATCACCTTACAGTACCAGACTGCTCACGGTACTACAAAGTGGGCTACAATACCCAATGGCCAGATACGTCAGTTACCAG GCGGTGTTGTTCAAATAGTTACATCTAGTGTTAACTCACGGAGCTCCACTCCAATACCTCCAGCACAGGATTCAATTGCTGAATCAG AAACTGAAGTGACAGCTGTTACGAGGAAAG gtttaaacaagaaaaaattgccCGCCGAAACATACACG AGAATGTTGGCCAGAAAAAGGGTCGAAAAGAAGGAAAGTATTCTTTCACGTTTATCTCGCATTAATGACAGGAGGTGTGAAGCCGAAGCAACTTATCTTCCTTCCAATACAATCAGCTTTTTTCAGTCAATAACTACAAT GTTTCCAACCACCAGTGAAAAGCTCATGTACCCCgcagtttttgaaaatgctGTGAAGTCTCCACTGCAAAGACTTAAACATCTCATTTTTGTTCTGGACAG GTTCATCTTTGTTATTCCAAAAGTTGCAACATCATCTGTTGAATGTGAAGTTGCACATCCCACACCTTGGAGATACTATTCTTTGTCATCTTCGCTGCATCATTTACGAACTTGGTTGTCACATGAGCTTTCTCCACTGCACAGAATTACTCGAAAGACAAGGGTTCAGTTTCCTGAGACACGTTTAATAGAATATGATTGTG GTAAACTCCAGGTACTAAATGTTCTCTTACGAAGGTTTTGGGAAGAAAAACACCGGATACTCATTTTTACACAAATGACCAAGGTGCTTGACATACTCGAAGCTTTTCTAAGTTACCATGGGTATCGCTACCTGAGATTAGATGGCTCAACTCATATAGAGCAAAGAATg GCAAGGATGGAACGATTTAATAATGACCCTAGGATATTTTGCTTCATTCTATCAACGCGCAGTGGTGGTATTGGAGTAAATCTGACTGGTGCTGACACTGTTGTGTTTTATGACAGTGATTGGAATCCTACAATGGATGCTCAGGCGCAAGACAG ATGTCATCGTTTTGGCCAGACAAGGGATGTCCATATATACAGATTAATAAGTGAAAAGACTGTTGaggaaaacattttgaaaaaagccAACCAGAAGAGACTTCTTGGTGACCTTGCTATAGAAGGAGGCGGCTTTACAACTGCTTTCTTTCAACAG CAAGCTATCAAAGATTTATTTGATGACCCATCTGGCCTTGAAGAATTAACGGAACAACCACGCCAACTTACTGCAAGGCAGAAAGCCTTGGAAGCTGCAAAAGCCGAG AACAATGAAGAAGTTGCTTCAGAAAAGCAGGATCTTGAGAAGGCTCTCCTGGAGAGTGAGGAAAAAGAGGATGTTGTTGCTGCAGAAATGCTTAAACAAGAGCAG GATGCTGTGATGGAGGAATTTGTTGATGCAGAAGATAAAGCAGGGGAAGAAGCTG GGGAAAACCTGAAACTTCGTGTACCAAAAGGATCAAAAGTTGAAGAAGAACTGAAAGGCATATACCAAGAATTAAGTCCTGTTGAGCGTTATGCATTGCACTATCTTGAGGAATCTGCAGAAGCAACCAATGATTTGGAGTTGCAAGAAGCAGAG GCCCAAGTTGAACAATCCAAGAAAGATTGGGAACTCGCACACCTTGTGGCATTAAAAGAAGAGGAAGAACGAAGGTTGGAAGAAGCAGATGAGATCTTTTATACAAGGGAGGGTAATCAGGTGAATCTCTTCTCATCTTCATCTGAATCTTCTTTATCGGATGAAGAAGTAGTTAAGCGTAAATCGAAGTCCAAGCAACCTCGTAAGAAGCCTGCAgcacaaaagaaaaagattgTTAAAGCACCATCCAGGGGCAGGGGGAGAAGACAGAGTGGAGTGAATCGAAtggaaatgaaacaaaagcgAACAATTATTTTGGATGCTGTATCCTCATCCGATTCTGTGTGCGTTGATGAGTCATACAATCGAGAAGGAGACCCCTTATGGAGGGAATATGAGCAGGAAACTGCTGGTTACTTGGTGCAAAGTGATGACTCTTCCGATGATAACAGATGGGACTTCAGCAGTGAAGAACATATTTATGATAACGAACTAAACTCATACGAGTATCGTGAATCACCTTTATGGCGTGTTGCGGAAGAAACTGAAAAATCAATCCACAATTCCAATTTGGTGAATGAAAGCTCTAATGTTGATTATGGCCCTTGTGAAATCACGTCTTTTAGCAAATCTGGAAGGCCCCGAAAACGTAATAAAAGATTATGTGAGGATGAATTTGAAGTGTTTTCACCAGGTTCGGGATTTTCAGACTCCACAATTCCTTTTTCTGCtccaaaacaaaaagaagCTGTTTATAATGTTGTTGTTGAGACAGATAAATCAAAGCTGTCAAAACAAGCTGTCAAATCAAAAAAGAACCCTATTATTTCATTgaaaagtttgggaatcaAAGCAAATATGACAACAAACCTTCCTTCCACAAAACCAGTGCCATCTCGAATGACTTCTAATCAACGGAGTACTGTGATATTGCCATTTTCATTTGTTCAAGCAAATGCACCGGTTCGATAA